In Verrucomicrobiia bacterium, the sequence ATAGTTTGGACTCCGACCGAGAGCAGTGCTCTCGGTCTTTTTTATAGGCTAACCCAGCACACTTAAAAGCTCTTCCTTAAGGTGTGCCCTATTTTCCGTAAGCCACTGGAGACCTAAGTAGCTAGACTCGAAGAATCGGTTGAAACGGTCGTTTGACTTAAGGTTATATTCCCCTTCAACCCAGAGAGAATGAAAATCTTTGATGTACCGCACCTCCACTCCCGCTGCCACTTCCTCTTTGGAGATTGGGTACTTTTGGTGGTAGGCACGGACATAATGCTTGGCCTTTTCTATATTTTCCTGGGAAAAATCACCATTCATAATGACGTACTCCATGGAACGCAAAAGCTCTATTACGCGCGGTGCCATTTCTGCCTTTTCCAGGTCAAAGACCCAAGTGACGTGCGGGCCATCATTAAAGAAAAGGTTAAAGTCGTGGTAATCGCCGTGGGTCAGCGTGTCGTTGGGAAGGTTAAAATCTTCAAAGCGCTTAGTATTGGCTTCAACAAGTGAGCGTTTGAGAAGCACCAATTCTTCCATCTGGTTGTCCAACTCGGTGCGCTCGGCCTTGCCCGCTATAACCTGAAGGATGGCCTCTGCCTTGGCAGCAAAAGTCTCCACATCCCAACCCTTGAAAAAATCATCAATGACAAAGGGGCGCTTCACGCTCTGCAGGTGCATATCCGCCAACATCTCACCCATTGCCGCAAGTTCATCAAGCGTAATGTTGCCCTTTCCTGGGTGCCTGCCTTCCACATACGGGAAGAGGGCGTAAAAGGTGTCATCCAAAATAGTCAGTGTTTCGCCTGACACGTTTTTCCTTGGCAGCACAATGGGGATGCCACCCTCGGCAAAGTACGCTTTCACCTTATGGATCTCCCGCACCTTGGCTTCATCCGTGTGGCGATAGACCTTCAGGAAAAGGCGCGCTCCCCCGCTTTGCAGGGCATAGTTGTTGCTCAACCCCTCTTTGTGCTCACCAACAATGGCCGTATCTGGCATGAGGGCATAGGCCGTTATGATTTGCTGGAGGTGTTGGTTCTGCATTGTCCCAGTGTAGCACTTCCTTTTTTGGTAATAAAAAGAACCCCAGACAGATGTCTGGGGTCCCGGGTTTCACAGGAAAGCAGTTCAGCTTTCGTTGGGAGGAACTGGCTCCTCAGCGTCGCCGCCCTCGGGAATGCGGATGCCGCCCCGCAGCGCGTCCATAAGGCCGCCGATGCCGCCGAGGACCACCATGCGGCCCCCCATGAGGTGGAGACCACCCTGCTCCATCGCCTCGCGGGCAGCTCGCATGGTGTCTTCACGGGTCTCCCTTTCGGCAGTCGTGACGATTGCGTAGTGCATAGGCTCCGGGCAGTTGCCGCTCAGGCACTCGTAGGCGTGGAGCTTCCAACCGTGGGCGTGCTTTTCGAGCAGCGCCTCAAGTTCGGCACAGCTGCCCACTTGGGCAATGAGGAAGTTCGTGATGATTTCTTCCCATTCTAGCGCATCGCTTTCCTTGTAGAGCTTGGCGGCCGCACGGACGACGGTTTGGAGAAGCCGCGGCTTTTCGGCCGGGGGAATCCGTTCGTCTTTCCGAGCCTCCAGCTGGACGTAGAAGTCTGCCACCGTATCCTTGAGGAACGTGCGGTCGAGCGAAGTAAGGGAGAGGGCTCCCAGTCCCGCCAGAACGCTGGCCGGACGACGAAGGAGCTGTGTAGGAGAGAGCAGCTTGTTGTTCAATGTTTCACCTGTTCACCCTGTTGGGCGAATGAAAATATAGCCCAACTGCCAGAAAAAGTCAACAGGCTTACAAGAAAGCGTGCCGCACCGCCTCACTTCCCTCTTTTGGCAGGAGGTTAAGTTGGGAAATTTCCGTCAACGGGACCCATTCGAAAAGGTAGGCATCCTCTGCGGTTTGCTTCTCTTTTTCTTGCCATTCAGGCTCTGTATCATCCAGCTGATGGCAAACCACCAACGTGTTGTGGTCGTAATCGCTGACGATATCTGCAAGTACATAACGGGCTTCTACCTCCATGCCCGCCTCTTCCATGGTCTCCCGGACCACGGCTTGCTCCACCGATTCCCCTTCGTTTACGCCGCCGCCAGGAAAGATGTAATACAGCCCCCGCTCGTTCTCACGGCGCACCAAAAGGATGGAACCGTTTTTTATGAGGACAAGGCTGGCGCGGTGACGAAGACTCATAGGCATAGTTTAGCAGAACACCGGGCTTTACTGATTGACAAATCACGTGGTTTATGCTAAGATCCCGCTAATGAAAGCTGATCGTATTGCGGCATCCTCACAGAGCCTTGTTGATTGCATGACCTTCTTCATGCTCGGGATCATCTTCTCGATCGTCGCCCTGCTCTTTGTCCTCCTGGGAGAAAAAAACCCAGTCTGGGCGATTGTCTGGGCCGTTCTCATTGCCGGGCAGGCTACTGGGATAGCACTCTTGCTACTCGCCGGAGTCATACTCGATGTCGCCTCCCCCGAAGGGGAGCCTGCGCCAGAAGCCGTACCCGCCTAGGCGGCGAAACCAACACCGGGAGACCACCATGGTCCCCGGTTTTTTTGTTACATAAAAAAGGTGCCACACACGTGGCACCTTGAGACCCTAGGTAACTGACTGCCCGAGATAAGCCAGCACCCGGTTACCCATCTCACCCTCCACCTTGCCAGACTCCAGGTAGTACTCAATCAGTTCCCGCAAGGTAAAAATGGAGTGAAGAGTATAGCCGTGATTGGCTAACGCCTCCTTGCCACCCTGTTCGCGGTCAACCACCACAAGTACGTCCCGTACACGGAGCCCCGCATCCGTAAGGATCTGAATAAACTCCAGCTTGGCGCCACCATCCGTAATGACGTCATCAATGACAATGACGGTATCACCAGACACAAACACGCCCTCGATCTGCTTCTGGGTCCCGTACTCCTTCTTTTCCTTGCGCGGGTAGATAGCGGAAAGCTTTTTCCCTGCGCTTACATGGAGTGACTGAACCATGATGGCTGAGATGATGGGCAGGCCAGCGTACGGCAAGCCACAAATGTGGTCAAACTTGGAATGATGTTGCAGTACATCCAACATTGCCACCCCTGTTTCCCCCAGTGCTTCTGCATCCGAAATAAGGACCCGTAAGTCCACATAGATTGGCGAGATGCTTCCGTTCTTGATTGGGAACTCCCCAAACTTAATGGCCCCCACGCGTAACAAGTGGTCGGCGAGAGTAGATTTCCAAACCTGCATGTTCCTTTTTCCTCCGAATTGTAAAACCGCCTACACCGGCTCGTTTGCTCTGTTGGAGCTGGGCTGGAGTATAACAGCTCCCCCTGTTTCCACAAGGAAGACCCGAGAAGATGACTAGTGCTTGCCCGTGCTTCCTATCCCGCCGCGATCCAACGCCCCCATCTTCTCCACTTCCTCAAAGGTAATCTTCTCTTGCTTCATCGCCATGATCTGAGCAATGCGCTGGCCACGTTCAATCGTGACGGCTTCCTGCGTAAAGTTGTACGCAATAAACTGGTATTCGTCGTTGTCCCCCTTAAAGTCCCAGTCAAAAATGCCTATGCCGTTGGCGGCCATCAGGCCAGCTTTGTGCAGCGAACTGCGGGCAGCCATGAGTACGGATGAACCTTCTGGGATTTCCAAGGCCACATTGAGAGGGATGTACCCAATGGACTGCGGCTGGATAACCGTTTCTAGGCGGGCACACAGGTCCACACAGACGGCACCTGGTGATTTGTAAGACGGGAGTGGAAGGGTGGTATCGAACCGCTTGATTTTGATGTGCATGGGGAAATGGTATCACAAATGAAAAATGGCGAGAGCAATGCTCTCGCCACATAGGAGTCAGAAACCCTGGGAAACCGGCACACCAAAACCCTCTTTTGTACTCCGATCCTCAATTACTCTGTCTTTTCTCCTCAGCCCGGTTCCCGTCAAGCGGTACTCGAAGAAAAAGTCAGAGAGGCCTTGACCCGCCTTTTCCCGAGGGACTTTCCTGTGTTCTATGACCCCCTCTTTTACCAACTCCGCGAGAGTCCCACCCAGCCACACGGGGCTTGGCGTCCGGAAAATCCTATCGAAGAGAGATTCGCTCACCCCCTTCAATCTACAGAGCTCCTGCCAAATGGCCCCGGTGGACTTCCACTCAGTATTCAGCACGAGAAGGAGATCACTCTCCGTGTAGCGAGGCACCCTGTAGAGAGTGTAGTGAAGCTTATGAAGAAGGACTCCTCCCCCTATACCTAGAACAGCCATTTTGATTGC encodes:
- a CDS encoding phosphotransferase, translating into MQNQHLQQIITAYALMPDTAIVGEHKEGLSNNYALQSGGARLFLKVYRHTDEAKVREIHKVKAYFAEGGIPIVLPRKNVSGETLTILDDTFYALFPYVEGRHPGKGNITLDELAAMGEMLADMHLQSVKRPFVIDDFFKGWDVETFAAKAEAILQVIAGKAERTELDNQMEELVLLKRSLVEANTKRFEDFNLPNDTLTHGDYHDFNLFFNDGPHVTWVFDLEKAEMAPRVIELLRSMEYVIMNGDFSQENIEKAKHYVRAYHQKYPISKEEVAAGVEVRYIKDFHSLWVEGEYNLKSNDRFNRFFESSYLGLQWLTENRAHLKEELLSVLG
- a CDS encoding NUDIX domain-containing protein, translated to MSLRHRASLVLIKNGSILLVRRENERGLYYIFPGGGVNEGESVEQAVVRETMEEAGMEVEARYVLADIVSDYDHNTLVVCHQLDDTEPEWQEKEKQTAEDAYLFEWVPLTEISQLNLLPKEGSEAVRHAFL
- the pyrE gene encoding orotate phosphoribosyltransferase, whose amino-acid sequence is MQVWKSTLADHLLRVGAIKFGEFPIKNGSISPIYVDLRVLISDAEALGETGVAMLDVLQHHSKFDHICGLPYAGLPIISAIMVQSLHVSAGKKLSAIYPRKEKKEYGTQKQIEGVFVSGDTVIVIDDVITDGGAKLEFIQILTDAGLRVRDVLVVVDREQGGKEALANHGYTLHSIFTLRELIEYYLESGKVEGEMGNRVLAYLGQSVT
- a CDS encoding dUTP diphosphatase: MHIKIKRFDTTLPLPSYKSPGAVCVDLCARLETVIQPQSIGYIPLNVALEIPEGSSVLMAARSSLHKAGLMAANGIGIFDWDFKGDNDEYQFIAYNFTQEAVTIERGQRIAQIMAMKQEKITFEEVEKMGALDRGGIGSTGKH